In Nitrospira sp., the genomic window TTGCCCTGAGCCCTGCTGAGGGGGTCCGGCCACGGCTTCCAGTGAGGGCGCCTCAAAGGCCGCCGCATGAAAGATCGCGGCGATCGCAACGAGTATCAGGCAACACTTGCAGAGGACCCGAATCGCCGGGTTGGCGCTGAGAGACATCAGCAGTAGGAGAAGGACCGCCGCCGTGCCTGCGACGATCGCCACCGCCGTTTGATAGGGCGTCAGTCCTTTGATGGCACGCGTCCCCAATTTTGCGGCCACCACATCCAGCAGGTCTCCGGTGACCCCCTTCGAGCTCTGGCGGGTCGCAGCAGATGTCGCAGCAACCCGTTCGGCAGGCTGGACCGGCGACGAATCAGGACCGGTCATGGTTCGCACCCGCCCCCGGAAAGCGGCAGGCACCTGTTCAAGACTGTCGGTGAGGACGGGCTGCCCCTGAGCATCCGTATACACATAGAGCGGTCCCGCCTCCGCAGGGGAGCCTTCACACATCAGCAGCCAAGCCGCCGCGGCCACCAGCCACACCAGACATCCCCGCCATCTCCAGCTCTGTCCTGTCATCGCCGACCTCACAGTCCTCCACTAAGCATAGCAGGTGAAAACGGGTTGTGAGGATCAATAGGCCAGGTCCGAGCACCATTCCATCCCTTGACGGACCGAAAAACGATTGTTTAGCATGCGGGAGCACCTGTGCATCGCCCCATTCGTTACCGGAAGGAGCCCCGTGACCGATCAGACGACCTCGGCCAGTCCCGTTTCAGCCCTCCCCCCGGCGGAGGAACCGACACCCTTCATCCGCCAACGGCCGGTCCGGCTCATCATCAATTCGTTCTTGGTCCTGTTCGTGGTAGCCCTCATTGCCTTTCGGTTCGTCCCCGGCTGGCTGGATCCGGACTTTTCAAAGCATATTGAAAGCCATCGTGTGATGGTCGGTATGGATCGCAAGCAGGTACTCGACTCCTGGGGCTCGCCAAACACGATGAACGTCACCCACACCCAGGACGGGTTACGACGTGAAGAATGGATCTTCGAGGATTGGGAAAGCCCGGCGGTCGTGAAGCACCGCTATCTGTATTTTGAAGAAGGGAAGTTGATCGGCGGGCATTTCTCGGGGTCGGATGTGCGCCTGCCCCTCCCGACCAACCCAGAGCCGGTCAAGCCCAAGGGGCATCCGTAGCGGGATGCGTTCCTGATGTGAGCGGGGTCATCATCCCGCCTCGCCGGTTGCCTCCCGCACCTGAAGCGCCAATCGACTGAGCAGAATCTCCGCTCGTTGCCTGTCCCGCGACTCCACCATGACCCGACTCCCCAACAGAGCCACTCCGGGATAGAGTGCGCCGACGTGTTCATGCTGAACGGCGTAGGGGATCCCATTGCCGTCGAGCAGACTCTTGATCAGAGCCAACTCCCCCACATCACCCGATTCACAGAGCGTCACGAACGTGCTGGAACTCTCAGGATGCTGGCTCGACGTCACAGTGGTCCTCCGCTGACTTGGTGCCGCGCCATCACCGGATCGGGCGCGGTGCGCACCGGCCTGCGTGGCTGCGAACAGTGCGTGATTCATTGCAATTCACGCGGATGGTCAATACACTGACAGATACGTAGACGAATGAGCGTATGACTTCGGGCGGATGTGCCCGCGCAAGATCACGCACCGCAACAGCGGCGGGACGGAACGGCTCCCAATCTGTCCGTGGTCCTGAACCACCTACGGGGTCTCGGTGATCTGCACCCGGCGCTCTTTTCCCGGACCGCCGGACACCGTGAGGACACGTTTCCACTCGCGAATCTGGTAGATCGCCCAGGCGTTCGGCTGATTCTTGTAGAGCGCGTCCGGGTCTTCGCCGGAAGCATTGAGATAGATCGGTTCCGTAAATCCTTCGTCGAGCACATAGTCGAGCAGGCAATCGGTCGTGAACCCTTTGCCGCGCAAGGTGACCTCGGCGAGGAAATTGAGAATGTCGTCTGAGTTTTGAATGGTGAGCGGGTTCATCTGATCGGGTGTGATTGTAGCCAGCAAGAAACAAGGAAGGCAAGACATGGCACAGAAGCGATTGAGCCGGACGCAATTTCTTGAGCGCCTGCTGTCCATCATGGATCGCAAGCATCACTGGGCCTGGCCCATCATCATGGGGCCTGGCATCTCCAAGGCGCAGTTGAAACTCCATTACCAGCAAGAGTTCCTGGTCTATGTCCGGGACTTTCCCGTGCTGCTGGCCCGGGTACACGGCCAAAACCCACCGCCGGACGTCCGGCGCATGTTAGCGGAGAATATTTATGAGGAGGACACCGGTGGTCTGTCTTTTGGCCGTTCGCATCCCGAGCTGTTCAACGAAATGATGCAGGGCCTTGGATTCCGCAACGAGGTGTTCCGCACCGCCAAGCTGCTCCCCGCCAGCGCCCGCTACCGGAAGTGGCTGGAACAGGTCACAGCCAGCCGGGACTGGGTGGTCGGTGCCGCGGCACTCGCAGTCTTCGTCGAAGGCAGCATCAAAGATCGCCAGGAGATTCAGGAGCCGTCCAAGCCGAAAAGTGAGGCGGAGATTGAAGCCTATATCAACGCCCATCCCCTCATCCGGCACCACAACATTGCCCGGCAGTCCATGGACCTCATCCGTGCCCATCAACAGGTGGAGGCAGGGCACCGCCAGGATGCCTATGCCATGGTGGTCGGCTATGCCGATACCAGACGCCGACAGAATGCCGTCCTTGCCTGTGTGTCACAAGGATTGACGCTCTGGATGGCCTACCGGGACAGCATCGCCAAAGCCTGCAAGCTGGTCAAACCATGACGATCAGCCGCAGGTGGTATGGAGCGGGATTGTGGCTCTGCCTTGTCCTCTTCACACCACAGGAGATGGTCAGGGCAGCCGGCACGCCTGACGACATGGTGCTGGTTCCTGCCGGTGAATTTGCCATGGGAACCTCTATCGAGGAGGGCGGTTTCCCGGACGAGCAACCCATGCGCCTGGTCTACCTTGGTGCCTTTTGGATCGATCGATACGAAGTCAGCAATGCCGCCTATGCCCGATTCGTCCAGGAAACCGGCTACCAAGCGCCAGCCAACGCCGCCCCTGCCCTCACCCTCTGGGAACACAACCTCCCCCTACCCGGCATCGAGCAACATCCGGTCGTCAACGTGAGCTGGCTGGATGCCGTGGCATTTTGTCGGTGGGCCAACAAACGGTTGCCGACGGAAGCCGAATGGGAAAAGGCCGCGCGAGGCACCGATCGGCGAACCTATCCTTGGGGCAACGACTGGGACTTCGATCAGGCTAACAGCGCAAGTTATTGGGCCAGGAAAACGGTCCAATTCGCCGATAGCACCCAATGGGAAGCCTTCTGGCTCAAGGGAGAAGGCGCAGCTATTTCCAAAGAAAAGGGTCTGAGAGGTGAAATTCTGACGATGCCGGTCGGCAGTTTTCCTTCCGGTGCCAGTCCCTACGGTGCCTTGGATATGGCGGGTAATGCCGCTGAATGGGTGCAGGATTGGTACAATCCCAACCATTATCGGTCGGCAGGCCTTACCAACCCACAGGGGCCAGAGCGGGGCGCCATCAAAGCCATGCGCGGAGGGTCCTGGCTCAAACCGGCGATCAGCCTGCGGACCTCCGATCGCGATTGGGGCACCATGGACAGCCGACCTTCCGGAACCGGATTTCGTTGCGCTCGCGATAGCTACTGATCGACGCAGGCTCTGGAACAGGACACCTCGCTTACGCGGCTCGGCCTGAGTGTCCCTGCTCCGATGCACTCCCCCCCCTTTCCGTTCCTCCAACGCAACCTCCGCTTGTCATATTTTGAGGAGATTCTAGGTACTCCCCACCTCAGCCGGTATACTGCTGGTGAGCATGAGGCCCAGCATGACCGCCCCCGTTCCCCGATCTACAACACCCACCCAGTTCGCCAGGATCCGCCTCCTGCTGGCGGACGACTCGATCGAGTCGCACATCCTGGTCCGATCCTATCTGCGCGACGCCCCCTGCCGGGTCGAGGTGGTATCCGACGGAGAACAGGCTGTCGCTTCTTTCAAGGCTCACCCCTTCGATCTCGTGTTAATCGATCACCAGATGCCGATCATGGACGGATTCACCGC contains:
- a CDS encoding DUF2007 domain-containing protein; amino-acid sequence: MTSSQHPESSSTFVTLCESGDVGELALIKSLLDGNGIPYAVQHEHVGALYPGVALLGSRVMVESRDRQRAEILLSRLALQVREATGEAG
- a CDS encoding iron-containing redox enzyme family protein, whose translation is MAQKRLSRTQFLERLLSIMDRKHHWAWPIIMGPGISKAQLKLHYQQEFLVYVRDFPVLLARVHGQNPPPDVRRMLAENIYEEDTGGLSFGRSHPELFNEMMQGLGFRNEVFRTAKLLPASARYRKWLEQVTASRDWVVGAAALAVFVEGSIKDRQEIQEPSKPKSEAEIEAYINAHPLIRHHNIARQSMDLIRAHQQVEAGHRQDAYAMVVGYADTRRRQNAVLACVSQGLTLWMAYRDSIAKACKLVKP
- a CDS encoding SUMF1/EgtB/PvdO family nonheme iron enzyme — protein: MTISRRWYGAGLWLCLVLFTPQEMVRAAGTPDDMVLVPAGEFAMGTSIEEGGFPDEQPMRLVYLGAFWIDRYEVSNAAYARFVQETGYQAPANAAPALTLWEHNLPLPGIEQHPVVNVSWLDAVAFCRWANKRLPTEAEWEKAARGTDRRTYPWGNDWDFDQANSASYWARKTVQFADSTQWEAFWLKGEGAAISKEKGLRGEILTMPVGSFPSGASPYGALDMAGNAAEWVQDWYNPNHYRSAGLTNPQGPERGAIKAMRGGSWLKPAISLRTSDRDWGTMDSRPSGTGFRCARDSY